One genomic segment of Fischerella sp. PCC 9605 includes these proteins:
- a CDS encoding glycosyltransferase family 4 protein, with protein sequence MKILFLDQSGKPGGAELCLIDIAKPYQNNCLVGLFADGSFKSLLAENHIPVQVLTTQNIQVRKDSSLAQGLGSLRQLVPLIAKVVQTARAYDLIYANTQKALVVGAIASFLSRRPLVYHLHDILSPEHFSKINRRIAVTAANRASLVIANSQASKTAFIEAGGRADISEVVYNGFDPQNYQIDELVVNQTRQQLGLEGKFVVGHFSRLAPWKGQHILIEALVQCPQQVTVILVGDALFGEQEYVQNLHQQITTLGLENQVKFLGFRSDIPQLMSACDLIAHTSTAAEPFGRVIVEAMLCGKPVVAAKAGGAVELVEHGINGFLVTPGKPQELAQVINDCLHDSENTATIANHARITASQRFDVTNINQQIAQLLTKL encoded by the coding sequence ATGAAAATTCTATTTTTAGACCAAAGTGGTAAACCAGGAGGTGCAGAACTGTGCCTAATAGACATCGCCAAACCTTATCAAAATAACTGCTTAGTTGGTTTATTTGCTGATGGTTCTTTCAAAAGCTTATTAGCAGAAAATCACATCCCGGTTCAAGTTCTGACAACTCAAAACATACAAGTTCGCAAAGACAGTTCTCTAGCACAAGGGCTAGGAAGCCTTAGGCAGCTTGTACCGTTGATTGCAAAAGTAGTGCAAACAGCTCGTGCCTACGATCTAATTTATGCCAATACTCAAAAAGCATTGGTGGTTGGAGCGATCGCAAGTTTTTTGAGCCGTCGTCCTTTGGTTTATCATTTACACGATATTCTTTCTCCTGAGCATTTCAGCAAAATCAACCGTCGCATTGCTGTCACTGCTGCAAATCGTGCCTCATTAGTAATTGCCAACTCCCAAGCGAGTAAAACAGCATTTATAGAAGCGGGAGGACGTGCAGATATCAGCGAAGTTGTCTACAACGGTTTTGATCCCCAAAATTATCAAATAGATGAGTTGGTTGTTAATCAAACCAGGCAACAACTGGGACTAGAAGGGAAATTTGTAGTGGGACACTTTAGCCGTCTTGCACCTTGGAAAGGGCAACATATATTAATTGAAGCACTTGTACAATGTCCTCAACAAGTGACAGTAATTTTAGTCGGTGATGCATTGTTTGGTGAACAAGAATATGTCCAAAACTTGCATCAACAAATTACTACACTGGGACTAGAAAACCAAGTCAAATTTTTAGGATTTCGTTCAGATATTCCCCAATTAATGTCAGCTTGTGACTTAATAGCGCATACCTCCACAGCTGCTGAACCTTTTGGAAGGGTGATTGTAGAAGCGATGCTATGTGGAAAACCTGTAGTCGCAGCAAAAGCAGGCGGTGCAGTGGAATTAGTAGAGCATGGTATTAATGGCTTTTTAGTCACACCAGGCAAACCCCAAGAACTCGCACAAGTGATTAATGATTGTCTTCACGATTCAGAGAATACAGCAACTATCGCTAATCATGCGCGTATTACCGCCAGTCAGCGTTTTGACGTGACAAATATTAATCAGCAAATTGCTCAATTATTAACAAAGTTATAA
- a CDS encoding response regulator transcription factor, with the protein MTTILLVEDSLTETEVLTYYLRQAGLSVVSATNCEEARMKLSQQKPDLVILDVILPGQSGFELCRELKTHASTSQIPVVICSTKGTDVDKLWGSMLGADAYLPKPVDQKELTNTVLRLTAV; encoded by the coding sequence ATGACCACGATCCTTTTAGTTGAAGATAGTTTGACAGAAACTGAGGTGCTAACCTACTACCTCAGACAAGCGGGTCTGTCGGTGGTTAGCGCCACTAATTGTGAAGAGGCTCGGATGAAACTCAGCCAGCAGAAACCGGATCTGGTGATTCTCGATGTGATCCTACCGGGGCAAAGCGGCTTTGAACTCTGCCGTGAACTCAAGACCCATGCCAGTACTTCGCAAATCCCGGTCGTGATTTGTTCCACAAAGGGGACTGATGTTGACAAATTGTGGGGGTCTATGCTAGGTGCTGATGCTTATCTCCCCAAACCAGTAGACCAGAAAGAATTGACAAACACGGTCTTGCGATTAACGGCTGTATAG
- a CDS encoding chemotaxis protein CheW — protein MSMIQSRNSQLIATSSLDTLILDPLPPETRARLLRFPVGVQDSMLLPLEQIAEILKIDVTEILPVPEMPNCVLGICNWRGEMLWLVDFNSFVGYPSLFQLEPTSTSIAVIVVQIHNQSLGLGVQQVNDIELHDLQQLQSVPVGLFPPDLLPLIRGTLPGCSDAVLDLQDIIHCPLWKKHQQGEP, from the coding sequence ATGTCTATGATCCAATCACGCAATTCACAGCTAATAGCAACTAGCAGCCTTGACACGCTGATATTAGACCCACTCCCGCCAGAAACTAGAGCGCGCCTGCTTCGCTTTCCTGTAGGTGTACAGGACAGTATGCTCTTGCCTCTAGAGCAAATCGCCGAAATTCTCAAAATAGATGTGACAGAAATTCTGCCAGTTCCGGAAATGCCTAATTGCGTTCTGGGAATTTGCAACTGGCGGGGAGAAATGCTTTGGCTCGTAGATTTCAACAGCTTTGTTGGTTATCCGTCCCTATTTCAATTGGAGCCAACATCAACCTCGATCGCAGTCATAGTAGTTCAAATTCATAACCAGTCGCTAGGACTCGGAGTTCAGCAAGTCAACGACATTGAGTTACACGATTTACAGCAACTCCAAAGCGTGCCTGTTGGTTTATTTCCGCCCGATCTCCTGCCACTGATTCGAGGGACTCTACCTGGGTGCAGCGATGCTGTCTTAGACCTTCAAGACATTATTCATTGCCCTCTCTGGAAAAAACATCAGCAAGGAGAACCTTAA
- a CDS encoding response regulator, translated as MRSIDLPIATYKVENSYELAKHIQICSRDKISGRLDLSVPGNRGAMWSLFFRQGCLTWGAGELHPLRRWNRQLYQHSPQLAADSFQQKTERPPNWDYGSLLNQVKQGKIQQAKLAAIVGGNILELLFDIIQSVHLPRQHSELQLTYSKFPQDLIDSTLVSLQIDQAWQQAEKAWVVWQQAGLAGFSPNLAPVIWDNEGLRQQTSQLAYQNLTAMANGSWTLRDLAVKLRQPLVPLTQSIMPYVNQGMMGLTHVGDISFYVKPVTGSLIAYIEDSRFDSETMGRILAPAGYRFINIRDSIQALPMLLEYKPDLIFLDLLMPVANGYEVCAQIRRISAFKNTPVIIITSNDGIVDRVRAKIVGSSGFLAKPIEQQKVLSVLRQYLPVSPLSA; from the coding sequence GTGAGATCGATAGATCTTCCAATCGCGACTTACAAAGTAGAAAATAGCTATGAACTAGCAAAGCATATTCAGATTTGTAGTAGAGATAAAATTTCAGGTCGTCTGGATTTAAGTGTTCCAGGCAACCGAGGAGCGATGTGGAGTTTATTTTTTCGACAGGGTTGCTTAACTTGGGGTGCTGGCGAGTTGCATCCGCTCCGTCGTTGGAATCGACAGTTGTATCAACACTCTCCACAATTGGCGGCTGACTCTTTTCAGCAGAAAACAGAGCGTCCTCCGAATTGGGATTACGGTTCTCTGTTAAATCAGGTCAAACAGGGAAAAATACAGCAAGCAAAGCTGGCAGCGATCGTGGGAGGAAACATTTTAGAATTGCTGTTCGATATTATCCAGTCAGTACACCTACCCCGCCAGCATTCAGAACTGCAACTGACTTACAGTAAGTTTCCTCAAGACCTGATTGACTCGACGTTGGTTTCGCTCCAGATCGATCAGGCTTGGCAACAAGCAGAGAAAGCTTGGGTAGTCTGGCAACAAGCTGGTTTAGCTGGCTTTTCCCCTAATCTGGCTCCCGTGATTTGGGATAACGAAGGGCTGCGACAGCAGACTTCACAGCTTGCTTACCAAAATCTCACCGCTATGGCAAACGGCAGTTGGACTTTGAGGGATTTAGCAGTCAAATTGAGACAACCCCTAGTGCCCTTGACGCAATCGATTATGCCTTATGTCAACCAAGGGATGATGGGACTGACTCACGTTGGAGACATTAGCTTTTACGTCAAGCCTGTTACTGGTTCCCTAATTGCCTACATTGAAGATAGTAGATTCGATAGCGAGACGATGGGGCGTATTCTCGCTCCGGCTGGCTATCGGTTTATCAATATTCGGGACTCTATACAAGCACTGCCGATGCTGCTAGAGTACAAACCTGACCTGATATTTTTGGATTTGCTCATGCCAGTGGCAAACGGGTATGAAGTGTGTGCCCAGATTCGCCGGATTTCGGCGTTCAAAAACACCCCAGTGATTATTATTACTAGTAATGACGGCATTGTCGATCGCGTACGGGCAAAGATTGTCGGTTCTTCAGGCTTTTTAGCAAAGCCGATTGAACAGCAAAAAGTACTATCTGTTTTGCGGCAATATCTACCAGTTTCGCCCCTATCCGCTTAA